In Pontibacillus yanchengensis, the following are encoded in one genomic region:
- a CDS encoding sulfite exporter TauE/SafE family protein: MDYSIFFFVVIFLIGFVGSFVSGMVGIGGSIIKYPMLLYIPPLFGLAAFTAHEVSGISAVQVLFATIGGVWAYRKGGYLNKTLIIYMGVSILIGSFIGGYGSEFMTENLINIVYGILAVLAAVMMVIPKDDIDEIPLDEVTFNKWLAAGLALVVGIGAGIVGAAGAFILVPIMLLILKIPTRMTIASSLAITFISSIGATTGKVLTGQVLYLPATIMIIASLLASPLGANAGKKVNTKILQGILAILILGTAVKIWFDILS; the protein is encoded by the coding sequence TTGGATTATAGTATTTTCTTTTTTGTTGTTATTTTTCTTATTGGTTTTGTAGGTTCGTTTGTTTCTGGCATGGTCGGTATTGGTGGCTCGATTATAAAGTACCCCATGCTATTATATATTCCACCATTATTTGGACTGGCTGCATTTACTGCGCATGAAGTCTCTGGGATTAGTGCTGTTCAGGTATTGTTTGCAACTATTGGTGGGGTATGGGCCTATCGTAAAGGTGGATACTTAAACAAAACGTTAATTATCTATATGGGTGTAAGCATTCTCATTGGGAGTTTCATTGGAGGATATGGATCAGAATTTATGACAGAGAATCTAATTAATATCGTCTATGGAATTCTAGCTGTACTTGCTGCAGTTATGATGGTTATCCCAAAAGATGATATTGATGAAATTCCCTTAGATGAGGTTACTTTTAATAAATGGTTGGCAGCTGGTCTTGCCTTAGTAGTAGGGATTGGAGCAGGGATTGTTGGAGCGGCTGGAGCATTTATACTGGTACCAATTATGCTTTTGATTCTAAAAATACCTACAAGAATGACAATAGCCAGTTCATTAGCGATTACATTTATTTCTTCTATTGGGGCTACAACTGGGAAAGTGCTAACTGGCCAAGTTTTATATTTACCGGCCACGATTATGATTATTGCTAGTTTGCTCGCGTCCCCTCTTGGGGCCAACGCTGGGAAAAAAGTAAATACCAAAATTCTTCAAGGTATTCTGGCAATCTTAATTTTAGGTACAGCTGTGAAAATATGGTTTGATATTCTGAGTTAA
- a CDS encoding MBL fold metallo-hydrolase, with the protein MAVKSITNEELAKRVFSNEETFILDVRNTDEFDDWKIEGKNIHVINEPYFNLMEGIDPVMDQLPKDKDIITVCAKGGSSQMVAEQVMEAGFTDVFSLEEGMKGWSEHLEPVKIGDLKGGGSLYQFVRIGKGCLSYFVESDGEAAIIDTNRMTHFYENFAKEKNTTIKYLIDTHLHADHISGGKKLAEQVNGTYYLPPKDAEEVTFEYTSLEEGQDIAVGKTNIKVQPMYSPGHTIGSTSMIVDDTYLMTGDILFIESIGRPDLAGKADDWVGDLRETLYSRYKKLSEDLVVLPAHYSFVKEMGEGGEISGNLGELYKKNKGLQIQDEDEFRRMVTENLPPQPNAYEDIRKTNMGKINPDEEKQREMEVGPNRCAVHE; encoded by the coding sequence ATGGCAGTTAAATCGATAACAAATGAGGAGCTTGCCAAAAGGGTCTTCTCAAACGAAGAAACATTTATTCTGGATGTGCGAAATACAGATGAATTTGATGATTGGAAGATTGAAGGAAAGAATATTCATGTAATCAATGAACCTTACTTCAACTTAATGGAGGGTATTGATCCTGTAATGGACCAGCTTCCAAAAGATAAAGATATCATTACTGTTTGTGCCAAAGGTGGTTCTTCACAAATGGTAGCAGAGCAAGTCATGGAAGCAGGATTTACAGATGTGTTTTCGCTTGAAGAAGGGATGAAGGGATGGAGTGAACACTTAGAGCCTGTAAAGATTGGGGATTTAAAGGGAGGAGGTTCTCTTTATCAATTTGTTCGCATTGGAAAAGGCTGCTTATCCTATTTCGTTGAATCTGATGGAGAGGCCGCAATTATTGATACCAATCGAATGACTCATTTCTATGAGAACTTCGCTAAAGAAAAAAATACTACCATTAAGTACCTTATCGATACACACCTTCATGCAGATCATATTTCTGGAGGGAAAAAGCTGGCTGAGCAAGTGAATGGAACCTACTACTTACCGCCAAAAGATGCAGAGGAAGTTACGTTTGAATACACCTCTCTTGAAGAAGGGCAAGATATTGCAGTAGGGAAGACAAATATAAAAGTACAACCAATGTATTCACCAGGACACACCATTGGTAGTACCTCAATGATCGTTGATGATACGTATCTTATGACTGGGGACATCTTATTTATTGAATCGATTGGCCGCCCTGATTTAGCAGGGAAAGCTGATGATTGGGTAGGAGATCTTCGCGAAACTCTTTATTCACGTTACAAAAAGCTTTCTGAAGATTTAGTGGTTCTTCCTGCTCACTATTCCTTTGTCAAAGAAATGGGTGAAGGTGGAGAAATATCAGGTAATCTTGGAGAACTGTATAAGAAGAACAAAGGTTTGCAAATTCAAGATGAAGATGAATTTAGAAGAATGGTTACAGAAAATCTTCCACCACAACCAAATGCATATGAAGATATTCGTAAAACCAATATGGGCAAAATAAATCCAGATGAAGAAAAGCAAAGAGAGATGGAAGTTGGACCTAACCGCTGTGCAGTTCATGAATAA
- a CDS encoding divergent PAP2 family protein — translation MQKMNRGMVTALSAIGIAQGLKMLTNKKLTGKWDWKQIATTGGMPSSHSAGVSALATYLAAHKGSRHTETALAVVFGVIVMYDAQGIRRHTGEIAKLVNDLEDTFAKLSNDFPSFEFIEREKELKELLGHQPTEVLGGAMFGSLLGFLSAKYENRQSTEKLSDES, via the coding sequence ATGCAAAAAATGAATCGAGGTATGGTGACGGCGTTATCTGCAATTGGGATTGCCCAAGGATTAAAAATGCTTACCAATAAAAAGTTGACAGGGAAATGGGACTGGAAGCAAATAGCTACGACAGGCGGTATGCCTAGTTCCCATTCAGCTGGTGTTTCTGCATTGGCAACCTATTTAGCTGCACATAAAGGAAGTCGTCACACAGAAACAGCCCTAGCAGTCGTATTTGGTGTGATAGTGATGTATGATGCGCAAGGTATCCGACGTCATACAGGAGAAATTGCTAAACTAGTCAATGATTTGGAAGATACATTTGCAAAGTTGTCTAATGATTTTCCGAGCTTCGAATTCATAGAAAGGGAAAAGGAATTGAAGGAGTTATTGGGTCACCAACCAACTGAGGTTTTAGGTGGTGCGATGTTTGGAAGTTTATTAGGATTTCTTTCTGCTAAATATGAAAATAGGCAGAGCACAGAGAAACTTTCAGATGAGTCATAG
- a CDS encoding ornithine cyclodeaminase family protein translates to MKFISEDITKYITVKDIIEEYELFHSQRDNQGMINPDRMHVEDDSRTALLMPAFYENYYAVKLVGVAPRNIDIGKPMVHSTMTLYKRDTMEPLITFDGNKLTGIRTAAIGGLGMKYLAPKDAATLGIVGTGVQAWTHLEAALSVRDIHTLYVYSRKEEKVAAFTEKVQEHFPNLNVVTPNLRDLIHKSEIIVTATGSSIPVLPEVDPSQWEAKHITAVGSFNSTMQEIPDSILRGIPSIFVDQPTARKESGDMIKAGELRDDTEFTTIEEVVQKGENMEINQVNLFKCVGSSIYDLLATKKLYETLPDIT, encoded by the coding sequence ATGAAGTTTATATCTGAAGATATTACGAAATATATAACTGTAAAAGATATCATCGAAGAGTATGAACTTTTTCACAGTCAAAGGGATAATCAAGGGATGATTAACCCGGATCGTATGCATGTAGAAGATGACTCACGAACCGCCTTATTAATGCCTGCCTTCTATGAGAATTATTATGCAGTGAAACTAGTAGGAGTGGCCCCGAGGAATATTGATATAGGCAAACCAATGGTTCATTCCACCATGACTTTGTATAAAAGAGATACGATGGAGCCATTGATTACATTTGATGGAAATAAACTTACAGGTATTAGAACAGCTGCGATTGGAGGGCTGGGGATGAAGTATCTCGCTCCAAAGGATGCTGCTACATTAGGAATAGTAGGTACAGGTGTTCAAGCGTGGACGCATTTGGAAGCAGCATTGTCTGTGCGAGATATCCATACCTTATATGTATATAGTAGAAAAGAAGAGAAAGTAGCTGCTTTTACAGAGAAAGTTCAGGAGCATTTCCCAAACTTAAACGTAGTTACGCCAAACCTTAGAGACTTAATTCATAAATCTGAAATTATTGTTACAGCAACTGGTTCATCTATACCTGTTCTTCCGGAAGTCGATCCGTCCCAATGGGAAGCAAAGCACATTACGGCTGTAGGTTCGTTTAATTCAACGATGCAGGAAATACCTGATTCTATTTTGAGAGGAATACCCTCCATATTTGTTGATCAACCTACTGCACGTAAAGAGTCAGGTGATATGATTAAAGCAGGTGAACTTCGTGATGATACAGAGTTTACAACGATTGAAGAAGTTGTACAAAAAGGTGAGAATATGGAGATTAACCAAGTGAATTTATTTAAATGTGTAGGGTCATCCATATATGACTTGTTAGCCACTAAGAAGCTATACGAAACATTACCAGATATAACTTAA
- a CDS encoding sirohydrochlorin chelatase yields the protein MKAILYIGHGSRTQEGNLQFTHFVHRTMQFVEAPIQEIVFLEATCPSIDEGIERCVDQGATQIISMPVLLSSGIHATEDIPELLLLAQRRYPDVSFTYGKVLGIDEIIIDIFIRNLKEKGFVGNCTEGVLLTTHGSRSEKVEEEMEELVNTLQEKTGTAILYTCFLKYGEPSYEDALLSMLQQPFQMVYVLPHFLFTGELVSDVSDLVTYYQKTIESPNLVLCNAVGFEEGVVKLLAKRVEEAKGCNNDNSLSSDTESA from the coding sequence ATGAAAGCAATCCTTTATATTGGACACGGTAGTCGTACTCAAGAAGGAAATCTTCAATTCACACATTTTGTCCATAGAACCATGCAGTTCGTAGAAGCACCCATTCAAGAGATTGTCTTTTTAGAAGCCACATGTCCTTCTATTGATGAAGGGATTGAACGTTGTGTAGACCAAGGAGCGACTCAGATTATTTCTATGCCAGTGTTATTGTCATCAGGCATTCACGCAACGGAAGATATTCCAGAACTTTTATTATTAGCACAAAGACGGTATCCCGACGTTTCGTTCACCTATGGAAAGGTGTTAGGTATTGATGAAATAATAATAGATATTTTTATTCGTAACTTAAAGGAGAAAGGATTCGTTGGCAACTGTACTGAGGGCGTCTTGTTAACAACACATGGCAGCCGTTCTGAAAAAGTGGAAGAGGAAATGGAAGAGCTGGTAAACACATTGCAAGAGAAAACAGGCACTGCTATTCTTTACACCTGTTTCCTGAAATACGGAGAGCCTTCATATGAAGATGCACTTCTCTCCATGCTACAGCAACCTTTTCAAATGGTCTATGTTTTGCCCCATTTCTTGTTCACAGGAGAATTAGTTAGTGATGTAAGTGATTTGGTCACGTATTACCAAAAAACCATTGAATCACCGAATCTCGTTCTGTGTAATGCGGTTGGATTTGAAGAAGGCGTAGTCAAGTTGTTAGCAAAACGTGTGGAGGAAGCAAAGGGTTGCAATAATGACAATTCTTTATCAAGTGATACTGAATCTGCATAG
- a CDS encoding glycosyl hydrolase family 18 protein — protein MIKAKFLFFFIICMLLFPTISSASVIHVIHNGESLWSISKEYGTSSEVITKINGLENQEKIIPGQSLVLPGKKYIVQPGESLWEIAKRHAVSLGEVKSLNGLQTNVVQPGQELTIPTNSKEDTFIGAFFIPKDEQSNKYLLGKYQNILTSVGFFEYHPDEQGNLSTLHGESAITTVWNKGMIPYATVTNLSSKGFDDQLAHKVIGNQTVRKQLINNIFSVLHKNELKGVIIDFEGLQTKDRQHFNTFIKELAAKLHPVDMKISIALPPMQGDRYPAYHAAYDYKTLGTYADSLFLMTYDWHWAGGPAGPIAPIGEIKETVEYAISVVPKSKIVLGVPMYAYDWTLHENSENARAYSQQHAINVAVKHGSVIHYNNETDQPYFMYKDANGVQHEVWFEDARSILAKYRLIKKYDIAGMGGWKLGLSFPQAEHLLKEEFLIK, from the coding sequence ATGATAAAAGCAAAGTTCTTGTTTTTCTTCATAATCTGCATGCTTTTGTTCCCCACTATAAGTAGTGCTAGTGTTATACATGTCATTCATAATGGGGAAAGCTTGTGGTCGATATCAAAAGAATATGGAACTTCATCAGAAGTAATCACAAAGATAAATGGGTTAGAGAATCAAGAGAAAATTATTCCTGGTCAATCATTAGTTCTCCCTGGAAAGAAATATATTGTTCAACCCGGCGAAAGTTTATGGGAAATTGCGAAACGTCATGCCGTTTCATTAGGTGAGGTCAAATCCTTAAATGGCTTACAAACGAATGTAGTTCAACCAGGTCAGGAATTAACGATTCCTACCAATTCTAAAGAAGATACATTCATTGGTGCATTTTTCATACCAAAAGACGAGCAATCGAACAAATATTTATTAGGTAAATACCAAAATATTCTTACCAGTGTGGGATTTTTTGAATATCATCCTGATGAACAAGGTAACCTCAGTACGTTACATGGAGAAAGTGCAATAACCACTGTATGGAATAAGGGGATGATTCCTTATGCTACGGTGACTAATTTAAGCTCTAAAGGGTTTGATGATCAGTTAGCTCATAAGGTTATTGGTAATCAAACGGTTAGAAAACAATTAATAAACAATATCTTTTCTGTACTCCATAAAAATGAATTAAAAGGAGTGATTATTGATTTTGAAGGTCTTCAAACCAAGGACCGTCAACACTTTAATACATTTATTAAAGAATTGGCCGCAAAGCTTCATCCAGTAGATATGAAAATCTCAATTGCTTTACCACCTATGCAAGGAGATCGTTATCCTGCCTATCATGCTGCTTATGATTATAAAACGCTTGGTACTTATGCTGATTCCTTGTTTTTAATGACGTATGATTGGCACTGGGCTGGGGGACCTGCTGGACCCATTGCTCCGATTGGTGAAATAAAGGAAACGGTAGAGTATGCGATATCTGTTGTGCCTAAATCAAAAATTGTTCTAGGTGTGCCAATGTATGCGTATGATTGGACCCTTCATGAGAATAGTGAAAATGCACGTGCTTATTCGCAGCAACATGCAATCAATGTAGCAGTGAAGCATGGTTCTGTTATTCATTATAATAATGAGACCGACCAGCCTTACTTTATGTATAAAGATGCAAATGGTGTTCAGCATGAAGTGTGGTTCGAAGATGCACGTTCCATCTTAGCGAAATATCGATTGATAAAGAAATATGATATAGCTGGCATGGGCGGCTGGAAATTGGGGCTTTCTTTCCCACAGGCAGAGCACTTATTAAAAGAAGAATTTCTAATCAAATAA
- a CDS encoding ABC transporter permease subunit — MLIYNREIRKNAKALFIWGIILGGIILMTLSIYPQFTQDQETMNDLLSAYPDSFKQAFGMDRLDIGTLLGFYGMQVHFMTTLIGSIYAVMLASNMIAKEENEKTIEFLLSKPITRTRIMTEKSLAVLTNIILLNVINVVVCLIGFQFANEDIPMKTFMVLIIGTILLHITFAAVAFLLSVIMKKSRTITSVSLGLVLISYFFGVVSGITEDMEVLKYASLFKYVDAADIISEGAIDLLYLSIMIGITLISTWLSYAFYLKKDIAT; from the coding sequence ATGTTAATCTACAATCGGGAGATTAGAAAAAATGCTAAGGCGTTATTCATTTGGGGGATTATCTTAGGTGGGATTATATTAATGACGCTTAGTATCTATCCTCAATTCACTCAAGATCAAGAAACCATGAATGATTTGTTAAGTGCCTATCCTGACTCGTTTAAACAAGCTTTTGGAATGGACCGACTGGACATTGGTACATTACTAGGGTTTTATGGCATGCAAGTCCATTTTATGACCACTCTAATAGGGAGTATTTATGCTGTTATGCTAGCCTCAAACATGATTGCAAAAGAAGAAAATGAAAAAACTATTGAATTTTTGTTATCTAAACCTATTACAAGAACAAGGATTATGACGGAGAAATCGTTAGCTGTACTAACAAATATTATTCTTCTAAACGTTATTAATGTAGTGGTTTGCCTCATAGGTTTTCAATTTGCAAACGAAGATATTCCAATGAAAACGTTTATGGTCCTAATAATAGGAACCATATTATTACACATAACATTCGCAGCAGTAGCTTTTCTTCTTTCTGTCATAATGAAGAAATCAAGAACCATCACATCTGTTTCGCTAGGTCTTGTACTGATTTCCTATTTTTTTGGCGTTGTATCTGGTATCACAGAAGATATGGAGGTATTAAAGTATGCTAGTTTATTTAAATATGTGGATGCTGCTGATATTATCTCTGAAGGAGCAATTGATTTACTTTACCTTAGTATTATGATTGGAATTACCCTCATAAGTACATGGTTATCTTACGCTTTTTACCTTAAGAAAGATATAGCAACTTAA
- a CDS encoding MFS transporter, whose protein sequence is MIGYLKNFHRIVWIQVGGHAITSFVSIILLPFLTLYMYEQFGENIMIVTLVIGIQPFTEILFTFLLGGWIDRIGRRPIMLGSLAFQIIAIGGFAFATHTWLYVLFSFLNGIGRFVYIPAARAQIADIIPASKQAETFAILSTASSIGALGGPIVGAVLFQFNQEFLFLMMASLILVYLLIAIAFLPESIPTTMEKTRDYKVKLKNNKLLVWFAVGMLPLSFFHAQMETNWPVYLKENLVNYLFVFSLLETIGTIVFILFEVYLINRTAGFSSAFMVQVGYGLYAVAAIGFGVFHNIVGLIVSQVLFCMGSIMVLNHMQSLVSNIAPVNHKGRYFALFGLHWDISRSVGPLLGSGILSALGGRNLFFVVLLLVVLGFFSQTRAFTSISEKQSILLEKSSKST, encoded by the coding sequence ATGATTGGTTATCTTAAAAACTTCCATCGCATTGTTTGGATACAAGTCGGAGGTCATGCTATTACCTCTTTTGTCTCCATTATTTTATTACCTTTTTTAACGTTATATATGTATGAACAATTTGGTGAGAATATAATGATAGTTACACTAGTCATCGGTATTCAGCCATTTACCGAAATTTTATTTACCTTCCTTTTAGGTGGATGGATTGATCGTATTGGAAGAAGACCCATTATGCTAGGATCGCTGGCTTTTCAAATTATCGCTATAGGAGGCTTTGCATTTGCAACGCATACATGGTTATATGTGTTATTTTCCTTCTTAAATGGGATCGGGCGGTTTGTTTACATTCCTGCAGCAAGAGCCCAAATCGCTGACATTATCCCAGCATCAAAGCAAGCAGAAACGTTCGCTATATTAAGTACAGCTTCGAGTATAGGAGCATTAGGAGGACCTATAGTCGGAGCGGTGTTGTTCCAATTTAATCAGGAGTTCCTTTTTCTTATGATGGCAAGTTTGATACTGGTGTACTTACTAATTGCCATTGCATTTTTACCAGAATCCATTCCAACTACGATGGAAAAAACTAGAGATTATAAAGTCAAGTTGAAGAATAACAAATTGCTCGTTTGGTTCGCAGTTGGTATGCTCCCACTTAGCTTTTTTCATGCCCAAATGGAAACCAATTGGCCAGTGTACTTAAAAGAGAATCTCGTCAACTATTTATTTGTGTTTTCCTTACTTGAGACGATTGGAACTATCGTCTTTATCCTATTTGAAGTCTACCTCATTAACCGTACAGCTGGATTCTCGTCAGCCTTTATGGTTCAAGTTGGTTATGGACTCTATGCTGTTGCGGCTATTGGCTTTGGAGTGTTTCACAATATTGTAGGCTTAATTGTATCACAAGTACTATTCTGTATGGGGTCAATTATGGTCCTTAATCATATGCAAAGTCTTGTGAGCAACATAGCACCTGTGAATCATAAAGGGAGATATTTTGCATTATTCGGTCTGCACTGGGATATCTCAAGATCTGTAGGACCATTATTAGGCAGTGGAATACTATCAGCCTTAGGAGGCAGAAATTTATTTTTTGTTGTATTATTGCTGGTCGTATTAGGGTTTTTTAGCCAAACGAGAGCATTTACATCTATAAGTGAAAAGCAATCTATTTTACTTGAAAAATCTTCTAAGTCTACGTAA
- a CDS encoding TetR family transcriptional regulator has translation MYANFEKLPEEKKQAILCVCIEEFSETGFEKTSTDRITSRAGISKGILFHYFKNKKNLFLYIVDYCRQQIGDQIMKEIKEVKTEDFFKRVKEVILIKQRVQIEYYKETQLVTNAVLQPPAGMEDEMKALLQKNVDYYSEEYLNKLLDKDLLQEHASPEKVVNLTMMALEQITQKYVQEYQANTISLAEIQKKAGSEIDEYMKLIKYGCIQSDT, from the coding sequence GTGTATGCCAACTTTGAAAAATTACCTGAAGAAAAGAAGCAAGCGATTCTCTGTGTATGTATAGAAGAGTTTTCAGAAACTGGTTTTGAGAAAACGTCTACTGATAGGATTACTTCCCGTGCGGGAATCTCAAAAGGTATTTTGTTTCACTATTTCAAAAATAAAAAGAATCTATTTTTGTATATCGTTGATTATTGTCGCCAGCAAATAGGTGATCAAATTATGAAAGAAATAAAAGAAGTGAAAACAGAAGATTTCTTCAAACGGGTTAAGGAAGTTATCTTAATCAAACAACGGGTGCAAATAGAATATTATAAAGAAACACAATTAGTGACGAATGCTGTACTACAACCACCTGCTGGAATGGAGGATGAAATGAAAGCTCTTCTCCAAAAAAATGTAGATTATTATAGTGAAGAGTATCTTAACAAGTTACTAGATAAGGATTTACTTCAAGAACATGCATCACCTGAAAAAGTAGTGAACTTAACAATGATGGCATTAGAACAAATTACCCAGAAATACGTTCAAGAGTATCAAGCGAATACCATTTCATTAGCTGAGATTCAGAAAAAAGCAGGGTCAGAAATTGATGAATATATGAAACTAATTAAATATGGGTGTATCCAGAGTGATACGTAA
- a CDS encoding helix-turn-helix domain-containing protein, translating into MEMKLDLEHTGVLLFDLQTGEADETHTHDHFQLSVPMSGNLLTYHNHKEQKLESDQSLLVPPGDIHQHEAYQDQKRIMLISFNEEIVKNVYETKTGDKLHSIDFSPIQHVSTNLVNKAKSIIQSASFQGVEEAMTLEEEFTSAILDYTMGSHSQGWHRNPQLNHTNEPYIVNLLIEFIHDQYHDQLSLEVMAMHMNMSKYHLHRTFTKHMGVTPVNYLHQIRLKKVVSLLLQSRYDITQAAFEVGYRSISTFNRTFKNFYQQTPSQYVKEHRF; encoded by the coding sequence ATGGAAATGAAGTTAGATCTCGAACACACCGGAGTATTACTTTTCGACCTCCAAACAGGAGAAGCAGATGAGACTCATACCCATGATCATTTTCAACTGAGCGTTCCTATGTCTGGAAACTTGCTAACCTATCATAATCATAAGGAACAGAAATTGGAGAGCGACCAATCTTTACTAGTACCTCCTGGAGACATACACCAGCATGAGGCTTATCAAGATCAGAAAAGGATCATGTTAATAAGTTTCAATGAAGAAATCGTAAAAAACGTGTATGAAACTAAAACAGGAGATAAACTTCACTCCATTGACTTCTCCCCAATACAACATGTGTCAACTAACCTAGTTAACAAAGCAAAATCAATCATTCAATCCGCTTCTTTCCAAGGTGTTGAAGAAGCAATGACATTAGAAGAAGAGTTCACTTCAGCCATATTAGATTACACTATGGGATCGCATTCACAAGGATGGCATCGTAATCCACAACTAAATCACACTAACGAACCTTATATCGTAAATTTGTTAATAGAATTCATACATGACCAATACCATGATCAACTTTCATTAGAAGTTATGGCCATGCACATGAATATGAGTAAATATCATCTCCATCGCACATTTACGAAACATATGGGTGTAACCCCAGTGAACTATCTGCATCAAATCCGATTAAAAAAAGTTGTATCATTGCTACTTCAATCCAGATACGACATCACTCAAGCAGCATTCGAAGTAGGTTACCGTTCTATCAGTACATTTAATCGTACTTTTAAAAACTTTTATCAACAAACTCCCAGTCAGTATGTAAAAGAACATCGTTTTTAA
- a CDS encoding DsrE/DsrF/DrsH-like family protein codes for MAKKVAIIAANGSLFDAYKVFNVATAAAASDAEVGIFFTFEGLNLIHKEGHKNLPLPEGKEHFQEGFKRANVPPIEELLSMANELNVKLIACQMTMDVMSLEKDAFVEGIEVAGAATFIDYGMDANITLTF; via the coding sequence ATGGCGAAAAAAGTAGCGATTATTGCAGCAAATGGAAGTTTATTCGATGCTTATAAAGTATTTAATGTAGCGACAGCCGCTGCAGCATCTGATGCAGAAGTGGGAATCTTTTTTACATTTGAGGGGCTGAATCTGATCCATAAAGAAGGTCATAAAAATCTCCCTCTTCCAGAAGGAAAAGAACATTTTCAAGAAGGTTTTAAACGCGCTAACGTACCACCAATTGAAGAACTTCTTAGTATGGCGAATGAATTAAATGTAAAGCTAATAGCATGTCAAATGACGATGGACGTAATGAGTCTCGAGAAAGATGCATTTGTAGAAGGAATTGAAGTAGCGGGAGCAGCTACTTTTATTGATTATGGTATGGATGCGAATATTACGCTAACGTTCTAA
- a CDS encoding sulfurtransferase TusA family protein, whose amino-acid sequence MDITANEVLDAQGLACPMPIVKTKKAITNLEPGQVIEIQATDKGSTADLKAWADGSGHHYLGTVEVGEVLKHYIRKADEKEETEETKYEDVINLEELRNKIDGNEKISIIDVREPAEYAFGSIPGAKNIPLGELEKRFEDLNKDEEHHIICRTGNRSDLAAKKLAEQGFTSVKNVVPGMEQWDGPTEKNETN is encoded by the coding sequence ATGGACATAACTGCAAACGAAGTGTTGGATGCTCAGGGACTAGCTTGTCCAATGCCAATTGTTAAAACGAAAAAAGCCATTACCAACTTGGAGCCAGGTCAAGTTATTGAAATTCAGGCTACAGATAAAGGCTCTACTGCTGACCTGAAAGCATGGGCAGATGGTTCAGGTCACCATTATTTAGGTACGGTCGAAGTGGGCGAGGTATTAAAGCATTATATCCGAAAAGCAGATGAAAAGGAAGAAACAGAAGAAACGAAATATGAGGATGTAATTAACCTGGAAGAGCTACGTAATAAAATTGATGGAAATGAAAAGATTTCAATTATTGATGTGAGAGAGCCAGCAGAGTATGCTTTCGGTTCGATTCCAGGAGCGAAGAATATCCCGCTGGGAGAATTAGAAAAGCGTTTTGAAGATTTAAACAAAGATGAAGAACACCATATCATTTGCAGGACTGGCAATCGAAGTGACTTGGCAGCGAAAAAGCTTGCGGAACAAGGGTTTACTTCAGTGAAAAACGTGGTCCCTGGTATGGAACAATGGGATGGACCTACTGAAAAGAACGAAACAAACTAA
- a CDS encoding LysE family translocator, whose translation MVFNCIKWIGVVYLGWLGLKTILFSSSVYKDEDNIKGEVTFKDDSQTPWDFARQEFIVAAANPKALLLFTVFLPQFITSNTATLGGQILIVNAV comes from the coding sequence ATGGTATTTAATTGTATTAAATGGATTGGTGTGGTGTATTTAGGCTGGTTAGGTTTGAAAACCATCTTATTTAGTTCTTCTGTGTATAAAGATGAAGACAACATAAAAGGTGAGGTAACCTTCAAAGATGATTCACAAACACCATGGGATTTTGCGAGACAAGAATTCATAGTAGCAGCAGCAAATCCGAAAGCTTTATTATTGTTCACCGTTTTTCTACCGCAGTTTATCACATCAAACACAGCTACATTAGGTGGACAAATTCTAATCGTTAACGCTGTTTAA